From the genome of Spinacia oleracea cultivar Varoflay chromosome 2, BTI_SOV_V1, whole genome shotgun sequence, one region includes:
- the LOC110778361 gene encoding ABC transporter G family member 39-like isoform X4 gives MCMLEAELCLPSLTLPLTFLRMTLLLGPPSSGKTTLLLALAGKLDNNLKVSGKITYCGHELKEFVPKRTSAYIRQNDIHLGEITVRETLDFSGRCLGVGSRYLLLKEVLKQEKQAGINPDVELDTFMKAATIEGQESNLITDYVLKILALSMCADTIVGDDMRRGISGGEKKRTTIELYFDPYLLGEMLVGPAKVVLMDEISTGLDSATAFQVCKYIKEMTHFMEMTTIISLLQPTPETYDLFDDIILLSEGQIVYQGPRDNVLNFFEYVGFKCPERKGVADFLQEVTSKKDQEQYWSMTKPYQYVSVLEFVEAFWSFQLGNNLVLNLSTPYDKAKTHPVALVKQKYGISNHQLLKACFSREWLLMKRNSFLYIFKSVQITVMSIATMSAYFRTTMQHETEADGEKYLGAIFFGLTNFVFNGMAETTLTVMGLPIFYKQRDFLFYPAWAYALPVWILRIPISFMESALWTILTYYTIGFAPAPSRFFCQWLAYFCIHQMALSFFRLVGAVGRTIVIANAASMVLMLIVFVLGGFIIAKGDVGPWMIWAYYLSPMMYGQHALVINEFLDKRWSNPNLDSRIKEQTIGKVILESRGFFKHEYWFWISIGALLGFSLLFNILYIMALTYLNPYNDAKAVVQDEDEKKKKRKISLREELNNNNIEMDARSTSKSNNNNSDRSTLKGGMVLPFQPLSLSFNHINYFVDTPSEMKSLGHEEDRLQLLRDVSGAFRPGILTALVGVTGAGKTTLMDVLAGRKTSGYIDGNISVSGYPKNQVTFARISGYCEQIDIHSPYVTVYESLVYSAWLRLSSSIGPNTRKSFIEDVMRLIELEQLKDAIVGLPGINGLSTEQRKRLTIAVELVSNPSIIFMDEPTSGLDARAAAIVMRTVRNTVNTGRTVVCTIHQPSIDIFESFDELLLMKRGGQIIYAGPLGDHSQKLINYFQEIPGIPKIQDGYNPATWMLEITTPQVESHLNVDFAKLYANSELYKRNQEIISNLSSPSISSKDLNFPTKYSQPFIVQFQACFWKQYKSYWQNPSYNAVRFFMTIIMGLLLGVMFWDKGRKLDKLQDLMNLLGILFSAILFLGGSNALNVQVVVASERSVFYREKAAGMYSSLPFALAQLAVESIYIVTINFAYTLLLYSMIGFEWTVVKFFYFYYYIFMCFAYYTVYGMMLVSLTPRPEISAILMTFFVTLWNLFAGFLLPRPQIPIWWRWYYWASPVAWTMYGLVTSQIGDKNTPIEVPGGGSVPLKIYLKEILGYDYDFLPYVAIAHLAWVLLFFFVFAYGIKVLNFQKR, from the exons GATGACATTACTTCTAGGGCCGCCGAGCTCAGGAAAAACAACATTGCTATTAGCTCTTGCAGGGAAGCTTGATAACAATCTAAAG GTAAGTGGAAAGATAACATATTGCGGGCACGAACTAAAGGAATTTGTTCCGAAGAGAACGAGTGCATATATACGTCAAAATGACATTCATCTTGGAGAAATTACAGTAAGAGAGACTCTAGACTTTTCAGGGAGATGCTTAGGTGTTGGGAGTAGATATTTATTGTTGAAAGAAGTCTTGAAACAAGAAAAACAAGCAGGAATTAATCCCGATGTTGAGCTTGATACATTCATGAAGGCAGCAACAATTGAAGGCCAGGAATCAAACCTTATCACTGATTATGTGCTCAAG ATACTTGCTTTGAGTATGTGTGCTGATACCATTGTTGGCGATGACATGAGAAGGGGTATTTCTGGAGGTGAAAAGAAGCGTACAACTATTG AATTGTACTTTGATCCATATCTTTTAGGTGAAATGTTGGTTGGACCAGCAAAAGTTGTACTAATGGATGAAATATCCACAGGACTAGATAGTGCAACAGCTTTTCAGGTATGCAAGTATATAAAAGAAATGACTCATTTTATGGAGATGACAACAATCATCTCTCTCTTACAACCAACTCCAGAGACATATGACCTATTCGACGATATCATCCTCCTCTCCGAGGGCCAAATTGTGTATCAAGGTCCGCGTGACAATGTCCTGAACTTCTTTGAATATGTTGGGTTCAAGTGTCCAGAAAGAAAGGGTGTAGCCGATTTTCTCCAGGAAGTTACTTCCAAAAAAGACCAAGAACAATATTGGTCTATGACCAAACCTTACCAGTATGTTTCAGTTTTAGAGTTTGTTGAAGCTTTCTGGTCTTTCCAACTTGGAAACAACCTTGTATTAAATCTTAGTACGCCTTATGACAAAGCGAAAACCCATCCTGTTGCCTTGGTGAAACAAAAGTATGGTATCTCAAACCACCAATTACTTAAGGCGTGTTTTTCTAGAGAATGGTTGCTAATGAAGCGAAATTCTTTCCTCTATATTTTCAAGAGTGTACAAATCACAGTAATGTCAATTGCTACCATGTCCGCGTATTTCAGAACAACAATGCAACATGAGACAGAGGCCGATGGTGAAAAGTACTTAGGTGCCATCTTTTTTGGACTCACGAATTTCGTGTTCAATGGAATGGCAGAAACTACTTTAACAGTTATGGGACTCCCAATTTTCTATAAGCAAAGGGATTTCTTGTTTTATCCTGCCTGGGCTTACGCGTTACCAGTTTGGATCCTTCGAATTCCTATATCGTTTATGGAATCAGCTTTATGGACTATTCTTACCTATTATACCATTGGCTTTGCTCCTGCTCCTAGTAG GTTCTTTTGCCAATGGCTAGCATACTTTTGTATCCATCAGATGGCTTTGTCATTCTTCCGCCTTGTTGGAGCCGTGGGGCGAACCATTGTCATTGCTAATGCTGCTAGCATGGTTCTAATGCTCATTGTTTTTGTGCTTGGTGGTTTCATCATTGCAAAAG GTGATGTTGGTCCTTGGATGATATGGGCTTACTATCTTTCTCCTATGATGTACGGACAACATGCTTTGGTTATCAATGAGTTTCTTGACAAAAGATGGAGCAAT CCCAATCTTGACAGTAGAATAAAGGAACAAACTATCGGTAAAGTGATCCTTGAATCAAGAGGCTTCTTTAAACATGAATATTGGTTCTGGATAAGTATTGGTGCTCTCTTGGGGTTTTCTCTTCTATTCAACATCTTATATATCATGGCATTAACATACTTAAATC CTTACAATGACGCAAAAGCTGTAGTTCAAGAtgaagatgagaagaaaaagaagaggaaGATATCCTTAAGGGaggaacttaataataataacattgagATGGATGCACGAAGCACTTCTAAGTCTAACAACAATAATTCAGATAGGAGTACTCTTAAAGGAGGAATGGTTTTGCCTTTTCAACCTCTTTCATTATCATTCAATCACATCAATTACTTTGTGGACACACCATCG GAAATGAAAAGTCTAGGTCATGAAGAAGACCGATTACAATTACTAAGGGATGTGAGTGGTGCTTTTAGACCTGGTATATTGACAGCATTAGTTGGTGTAACTGGTGCTGGAAAGACCACACTAATGGACGTGTTGGCCGGAAGGAAGACTAGCGGTTATATTGATGGTAACATAAGTGTATCAGGTTATCCTAAAAATCAAGTAACGTTTGCACGGATTAGTGGTTATTGTGAACAAATTGACATCCATTCACCATATGTTACTGTTTATGAATCTCTTGTGTACTCTGCTTGGCTTCGTCTTTCTTCAAGCATTGGTCCTAATACGCGGAAg AGTTTTATTGAAGACGTAATGAGATTGATAGAGCTTGAGCAATTGAAAGATGCTATAGTAGGGTTACCTGGGATAAATGGGCTTTCAACTGAACAGAGGAAAAGATTAACCATAGCCGTAGAGTTAGTTTCTAATCCCTCCATTATATTCATGGATGAGCCAACATCCGGACTTGATGCTAGAGCTGCTGCAATTGTTATGCGTACGGTTCGAAACACTGTAAACACTGGAAGAACTGTAGTTTGTACAATTCACCAACCCAGCATAGATATCTTTGAATCTTTTGATGAG CTCTTATTAATGAAGAGAGGAGGCCAAATTATTTATGCAGGACCCCTTGGAGACCATTCCcaaaagttaattaattactttcaa GAAATCCCTGGAATTCCGAAAATTCAAGATGGTTACAATCCTGCAACATGGATGCTTGAAATTACTACTCCTCAAGTAGAGTCTCACTTAAATGTAGATTTTGCAAAGCTGTACGCCAATTCCGAACTTTACAA GAGGAACCAAGAAATTATTTCGAATCTTAGTTCTCCATCGATTAGTTCTAAGGATCTCAACTTCCCAACTAAATACTCACAACCATTCATTGTTCAATTTCAAGCATGTTTTTGGAAGCAATACAAATCTTATTGGCAAAATCCATCATATAATGCTGTTCGATTCTTTATGACGATAATTATGGGACTTTTGCTCGGTGTCATGTTTTGGGACAAGGGACGTAAACT GGACAAACTACAAGACTTAATGAACTTGTTAGGAATACTGTTTTCTGCGATACTTTTCCTTGGAGGGAGTAATGCTTTGAATGTTCAAGTAGTTGTTGCAAGTGAAAGAAGTGTTTTTTACCGCGAAAAAGCAGCAGGAATGTATTCATCTCTACCATTTGCATTGGCTCAG CTAGCTGTTGAATCAATATACATCGTTACTATAAATTTTGCATACACCCTTCTGTTATACTCTATGATCGGATTTGAGTGGACAGTTGTCAAGTTTTTCTACTTCTACTACTACATATTCATGTGCTTTGCGTATTACACTGTATACGGGATGATGCTTGTCTCATTGACACCGCGCCCTGAAATTTCTGCTATTTTGATGACATTCTTCGTTACCTTGTGGAATTTGTTTGCTGGTTTTCTTCTTCCTAGACCG CAAATTCCAATATGGTGGAGGTGGTATTACTGGGCATCTCCTGTTGCCTGGACAATGTATGGTTTAGTTACTTCACAAATAGGTGACAAGAACACCCCAATTGAAGTCCCTGGAGGTGGTAGTGTGCCATTGAAGATTTATCTCAAAGAAATTTTGGGTTATGACTATGATTTCCTACCTTATGTTGCTATTGCCCATCTGGCTTGGgtcctcctcttcttcttcgttTTCGCCTACGGCATCAAGGTCCTAAACTTCCAAAAGAGGTGA